In Candidatus Desulfarcum epimagneticum, one genomic interval encodes:
- a CDS encoding Radical SAM domain-containing protein, translating into MSSKTMDCVIVGYNEPDLQDIIANWEKAKHGSGTFFDAMDGVIKLHNKWISYADFLDAVLYAVDRKKRDINIMSLPNLGLCYLKSFLNEKKLKIEIINSYNQEKKNLESILQTGSRAVAISSTFYSEPDPIKEIVKFIRRLDSETKIIVGGPYILRICNVEDILYQNYILSYIDADIYIHDAQGELTLSRLLHELRKGEKGDIDSIPNLIYLKNKTGNILGKRGTSRFKRTPREIESNDINENIINWDLFSKKFYTPTTQIRTSIGCSFKCAFCSFHKMAEQFMLASVKSIEIEMKRLHKAGVKNIIFVDDTLNVPHSRFKKILKTMIANKFDFNWFSFFRCADADEETFELMKTSGCKSVLLGIESADPHILKNMNKKASVDKLRYGIKRLKELDIETIASFIIGFPGETEKTAESAFEFIRETKPDFYSLNLFCYFHNTPIHKKASEFGLQGAFYAWCHNTMDWRKAAELIKVGYNSITDSIILPARFNMWGIANLFGLGVPMAQIKEFMKLTHPILVKNHELSSVTSIEKTSSWESLLAAGQKIADSLN; encoded by the coding sequence ATGAGTTCAAAAACAATGGATTGTGTGATTGTCGGCTACAATGAACCGGATTTGCAGGATATAATAGCAAACTGGGAAAAAGCGAAACATGGATCGGGAACATTTTTCGACGCGATGGATGGCGTAATCAAGCTTCATAACAAATGGATAAGTTATGCGGATTTTCTGGATGCCGTCTTATACGCGGTTGATCGAAAAAAAAGGGATATTAATATAATGAGCCTGCCCAATCTTGGGCTGTGCTATCTGAAATCATTTTTGAATGAAAAAAAATTAAAAATTGAAATTATAAATTCTTACAATCAGGAGAAAAAAAATCTCGAGTCCATTCTTCAAACGGGATCGCGCGCGGTGGCGATCAGCTCTACTTTTTACTCAGAACCGGATCCGATTAAAGAAATTGTGAAATTTATCAGGCGGCTCGACAGTGAGACAAAAATTATTGTCGGAGGTCCGTATATTTTGAGAATTTGTAATGTAGAGGATATATTATATCAAAATTATATTTTAAGCTATATCGACGCGGATATATATATACATGACGCCCAGGGAGAACTGACCCTGTCCCGCCTGCTTCACGAACTGCGCAAAGGAGAAAAAGGGGATATCGATTCGATTCCAAATCTTATTTATCTTAAAAATAAAACGGGCAACATACTGGGAAAGCGCGGGACATCGAGGTTCAAGAGAACGCCGAGAGAGATTGAATCAAATGACATCAATGAAAATATTATTAACTGGGATCTATTCTCTAAAAAATTTTACACTCCCACCACACAAATACGAACATCTATAGGATGCTCATTCAAGTGCGCCTTTTGTTCATTTCATAAAATGGCGGAACAGTTTATGCTTGCAAGCGTCAAAAGTATAGAAATAGAAATGAAACGACTCCATAAGGCTGGGGTAAAAAATATTATATTTGTAGATGACACTTTGAATGTTCCGCATTCACGATTCAAGAAAATTTTAAAAACAATGATCGCAAACAAATTCGATTTCAACTGGTTCTCATTTTTCAGATGCGCGGATGCAGACGAGGAAACATTCGAATTAATGAAAACAAGCGGTTGTAAAAGTGTTCTGTTGGGCATTGAATCCGCGGACCCACATATCCTGAAAAACATGAACAAGAAAGCTTCCGTCGACAAATTAAGATATGGAATAAAACGATTAAAAGAGCTTGATATAGAAACCATCGCTTCGTTTATTATCGGCTTTCCCGGCGAAACCGAAAAGACTGCGGAAAGCGCCTTCGAGTTTATCAGGGAAACGAAACCTGACTTTTATTCCCTGAATTTATTCTGTTATTTTCATAATACGCCAATTCACAAGAAAGCGTCTGAATTTGGTTTGCAGGGCGCCTTTTATGCATGGTGTCATAATACCATGGATTGGCGTAAAGCCGCCGAACTGATCAAGGTGGGATATAATTCCATTACTGATTCCATAATTCTACCTGCCCGATTTAATATGTGGGGAATCGCGAATCTGTTCGGATTAGGCGTGCCAATGGCGCAAATAAAAGAATTTATGAAGTTAACGCATCCGATATTAGTAAAAAACCATGAATTGTCATCAGTAACCAGCATAGAAAAAACCAGCTCATGGGAGAGTTTGCTTGCGGCGGGACAAAAAATTGCGGATAGCTTAAACTGA